ctactggAATTacgtcttgtttctgatcctagtcagtgctcagtttctaaaacattcacccttaggtgcttctgatcacagtttgatctctctaatactattatctcattcttcatCACCTGAATCCCCCTATTAtcatacctcttacaactaccttaaagctgactgggattctttccatgattttcttcgtgatggcccttgggtagaaatgtagaaatctttcgtcttcctgttgacaaatgtgcttcttacataacttcatgaATTCAGGCTGGCACAGAATCTTTttttccctctcgacgattccaggtcaagcctcactctcctccatggttttcctcacattgtgctgctgcgaTTGCCAATCAAAatcgttacttccatatctatcagcaaaacaattttccaaACAACAGACGTCTGTCTATTACTGCTAGAAATCATTGTAaaaggtcatgaaatctcgtatctcatctcaaaaattaggcttttGTGAcgggagaatctttaatagtattaataataaaggcaaatctataattccacctctcttgtatggttcagactttgtcacctcacctaaagacaaagttgaattgtttgctaaaaacttttcatcaatatcatcacTTGATTCCACTTGTTGCGTTCTACCAGATATTTccaacaaacaggttgatccattgcttgacattcgtatcaccccaacttctgtatctaaagtgatttcctgcttagactcttctacagcttgtggcccggacaacatacctgttattgtcttgcagaagtgttctccggagctgtcgtataaatgttgtccttgatggacagtaCTCTTCTTCTTAATCTGTAACTTCAGGGATTCCTCAAGGTTTTATCTTCTgcccctatactctttttaatttacattaacgatctttcagatattctcacatctaaggtgccattgtttgctgatgatactaccatttattcttgttgtgataagaagccaacactctctgattgcttggagggggcatttgagcttgaaaaggatatcacttctgctacagcatggggctcacaatggctggtgaacttcaATAcagataaaactgaatttttttcagccaattgttatggcaataatttagatcttcctatatttatgaacagtaatgtactcaatgagtcatccatccttcatcttctaggattaactcttacctctgatctttctttgaaataaaatatcaaatctgttgctaAATtggcatctgctaaagttgcatctctttatctagctcaacactttcttactccggattatattctctctataaatctcaaatccgtccttgtattgaatactgttgccatatctcggacagatcttctaatgatgccttttctcttttagacaaggtgcaaaaaaaGGTCCATTGTAAACAGTCggacctgttcttgcagccaacctccaaccactatcacattgtcgtaatgttgcttctcttactcttttctacaaatactataatggcactactctaaagagctagcgtctcttgtgcaatctatatatatatatatataccaaatgTTTCTAGTTTCCACTCACAATAGAAGCTCGAACCAATTATGACTCAGTCACAAACTCAGCCTACATCATATGAACATGGAGACCAATAATCTTTAAAGAATATGTTGACTAGttattcaataattattttttatttaaggacTGTTAAGTTAAAAGCAAAGTTGTGTTTGCTGCAACATTTATAACTAAAAGTATTGCAAATAAACTGGTGCACTGTAAGTGgactgtaaatatatatttttatatatacattatatttaataaatattacatatttatggCAGGTTACTTCATCTTACATTACAgctatatattgcatatatagctaattgaaaaatttaataagtataacttagttgaaatatgtttttttgaacACATTTATTAGGGAATTTTTTTATTCCGACCTGCCTGGTTTTTggtgaaataaatgttaaaaccaTTACTTGCTAAAGTACATTAGACTTTTTTTTGGAAGTAATTTTAAGAGATTGAAGATATCATTAtaagattattaaatttgtatttttaaaatactacaaaTCAGTTTGTCATAACTATACTAGCTATGTTTTGAATGTCTTTTTCTTTGCTTCCTTTTCTttgcttctttttctttgaCTTTGCTGCCTTTCTGTCTCTGACCAGAAAAATCAAATGAATAAATCTTTTTCCAATATAAGTTTGATTTGTGAGTCTAACATGAAATCAGAAAAAATgcgttttttgtttgttttactaaGATCTTTTTTGAAGGATACGAATGAAATTTTCTATTTCTATATTGCAAGTACAATGTAAATTTTTCTGTTATAATTTTTCACAATTATATCCCAAGCAAGTCTGTTCTTAAAATTATAGTCAAAAAGTTTGGCAAATTTTTCCATAAATCTATCTCTAGGTAATATGTTTACAGTTTTTACTAACATTTACAGCAAAcagcataaaataaaatgttgtatttaaaaagttttttattttttattttacattttatagtttttatgcGCTAGTTGtaacaataaaatagtttttatgtgctatttaaaacagtaaaatggtaatttcagtaaaaaataagtagtaTTTCCAATATTTCTTATTCCAgtatgcttttgtttttacCACGACCAACATTGACAACAACacttactaatatttttttatattttaaatatacagaatataatttaaatttaacaatgtaaaatataatttaaaagttaggTATTAAGGAAGCAACTAAATATCCAACCATTAATTTATTCTTGCAAAGAGGTGATAAGAAACTGAATAACTCTTGACAAGAAACTAACAAACTgaaattttcaaagtaaatttatttggattagaaaactttattttgtctaataatttagtataaaattatttttaacatattatatatagaagatttttttattttttaggaaaacCTCTTCATGAAGCCAAAGGTGAAGTGAAATACGCTGCATCGTTTCTTGAATGGTTTTCTGAAGAAGCTAAACGAATTAATGGTGAAGTTCTTCCAAATATCGAGCCTCATCTAAGGCGTTTTGTGCTTAAGCAACCAGTTGGTGTGTGTGGCATGATAACACCTTGGAATTTTCCACTTGCAATGATAACACGTAAAGTTGCTCCGGCCCTTGCAGCAGGATGTACAACAGTTATAAAACCATCTGAAGAGACACCACTGTCAGCTCTTGCATTTGCACAACTTGTTGACGAGGTTCAGGTACCACAAGGTGTTGTTAATGTTATAACATGTTCGAGAAATAATGCTGAGTTAGCTGGACTTTTACTTTGCACGAGTCCTCTTGTTAGAAATATCTCATTTACAGGATCTACTAAAGTTGGAAAATGGTTGTTAGAGAAGTCTGCTTCTACTGTTAAAAAGGTTTCTTTGGAATTAGGAGGAAATGCACCATTCATAGTTTTTGATTCTGCAGATGTAAAGCTTGCTGCAGATAAAGCTGTTAAATCCCGTTTTCGAAATGCAGGACAAACTTGCATTTGCGCCGAAAGGATACTAGTTCAAGAGAATGTTTATGAATCCTTTATAGatgagttcaaaaaaataactatgGCATTAAGAGTACGAGATCCTATGAGTTCTGAATGTGATATGAGTTCTTTAATTAATGAGCAAGCTCTTGCTAAAGTAGAAGACCATGTTAACGACGCTTTGCTAAACGGAGGTAAAATAGTATGCGGTGGAAAAAAACTGTCTTCTAATGGTTCATTGTTCTACGAACCAACAATAATTAGAGATTGCACAACTAATATGAAATGTATAGCTGAAGAAACGTTTGGACCAGTGGCACCTgtgataaagtttaaaactgaAGAAGAAGCGCTTCTTCTTGCAAATAGCCGTAATTCAGGATTATCTGgatatatttttactaacaatATGAGTCAATCGTGGAGAGTAGCTGAAAGATTAGAAGTAGGCATGGTTGGTGTAAACGAAAGCGTTATCACAAACGAAATGGTTCCTTTTGGAGGAATAAAGGAGTCTGGTCTCGGTAGAGAAGGATCTTCGCACGGTATCGAAGAGTATATAGAACTAAAACTTGTTTGCATAGGAGCTTTggaaaataagtaaaagttaagttattttttttattttgaattattttgaacaatttttattgtgggtaaattttcttatgtttaacatgttttatacatattcattttatgttttgcattgtttatagtaataaataaacaattgttTATAGTAATAAACAACTGTGTTTTTCTGTGttagaatgtttttatattatttgttgtggctttattttttgatttatatgatTAACTAAGACAGTTGTGTTTTGTAATGATTAATTGCAACAATTTCTTGTGTTTTTTGGTTAGTAGCCTTTTTTTCGACTTCTATAGTAAATGacgtttctttttgttttatatgataaatTACGATAGCCTAATCTTTTGTTTTAcatgattttgaaaatcttaaaaatgaatttacataaatgatcttttaCCTATCGATTGATgccttttgattttattttcacataCTTTCacgcaaaaaatataatagcatATTTAGTGTTAATTTTATGACAACTCAACcagtgacggatccagcattttttggtgtttaagataaaatattttttgtactattctcaactagacttatatttatcatttaactttaagtttcatagtattatctctcagcgttcaaaaattatgaccatataaaattttaacccCCTCATTATGTGGGGGTTACAAATATTATATGATcgtaatttttgaacgctgagagataatactatgaagcTTAAAATTTATCGCCCCTCACGTTTTTTAGGATGAAGCTTTTGGGCTTTGATGTTCCCAGCCTCCagtcatcgcaattttttgcaaagcatcattaCTTGACATAAGTGTAAACATACAAAtctttggagtttgctccatgtctgaaaGTTAATTTCGAACACCAAAAAAAGCTGGATCCGTCAATGAACTTAATTCATTAGACCTTTTTGCGTGAAATTTAGtgaaaatggaaacaaaaagGATCAATCGATAACTAAAAGGaattataatgtataaatcaggTTTTATTTGACATTACCAACATAATTTTTAAGGAACATTCTGATTGGATGCGAGAAATATTagttattagtatatatttaaaagatttaaaatcaaaataatgttttgacCCTTTATTTTCTtacttgagtttttttttttttttctagttattCAATGATTAGTAagggtttaaaaaatatatgcatatcGTTCATTTTGAGTTTCCtgaaataataagtattttgtaCAAGTATGCACGGTAATGCCACATTAGCCATGTAATCTACTTATAATCCAACTTGTTTAAGGTCTTTTTTGCATTCCTCTGTGGTATCATTTACtttgttgtaaaatttattagCCCTCCTATTGTGGGTAAAGGATCCGAAATCGAGAAAAAGCGTCgatgttttgttataaaataaaaaattaaactattatgttaataattaaacagtgttcttatatttattttttaatgttataatattatataatatatattttaaattaaaaagaatttgtatttttttttaataataattctttcACAAACAGGTTTTATCTGATAAATGGCTTGACTTCTGTGGACTAATTATCTAATAAATGGCTCGAATTCTGTGAATTCTagttcaaatttcaaaattgctTTAGATTTCACACCAGTTGCTTCATGTTCTTTTAACTGATCGGTGAAAAGTCTTGATTTTTTTGGGGTTTTAGCTGCTGATTAACTTTGATTCAGAACTTCTTGAATTTCGGGAAAAAAAGATGCTGATTGCGATGGTTCTCCTTAAGTTCCTTTAGCGCGATCATCTAGTTTTGGTCGGAGGgctattttctttttacaaatatttgacCAATAAATTCGAAGCgtgaaaaaatgtgtttttatttttaaaaaaattggataattAGAACTAATGTCAGTTTCTACAATCTTCAATTGGCTAATTTACGTTTCTATAACAATGTCActccaaaattgtttttttttattattattttcaagtgAAATGCAGCAACAGCGATGACTTCCAATAAATCAGACAGCGCTTTCAACAAATCCAAGTCAATGTCATTTAACATATTTAGGCAGTTTATTTCTTCGAATGTTTTTTATtacgtaaaaaaataataataaaacgtaaaaaaacgcatctaaaaatctttttattatctcAAAAACACTGTTCCATCTAGTGTGGTTGTCGAGCATCAGTCCTTCGTCATGCAAAGATCCGTAAATTTCGCGTTTGTTTCTTTTAGAACTTCATATCGAAACAATGAATATTTCAAGAACTTAATAAGTATTCGAAGTTTCTTTAGACGTTTCGATATTTCATTCATATTCAATCTTTTCCTCCGAATAATTAATAAGCCATTCTCCTACCGCCTCTCCATCAGTTTCCGTTTCTGCTTGAATATGCGATTGAGTTTATTTGCGGCCCACATTTTTGTGACAATCTTTCTTAGCGtatatcaaatcaaatcaaaaaaaaactaaaacgaCTTGAATAATTCTAGCAGATCTGATGCAAAAGCTTAATTCTGGTACCCAATTACAGCATCCACCTACAGCCATCCGTAGTTTTAATTGCAATATCTTCACTATCTCAgccaaatttatttaacttttccattaaaaaaaatgttctgtTTGAGCAGAATATGGAGATAGCAATTTTACCTTCCTAAGCAATACATGAAGTCGTggtgattatttaaattatagcATCTTCTACCTCTATTGCTACAACATTAGTTACCTGTTAATCCtcagatatttgtttttaattcatttaaattaaataacttagcttttaattaactaaattttaattacacttaccttttagataaattaacttaatatttttatttttttatttttgcttatttttaagattaaattataatattataaaattctcTGCCAAACTGTtgtcactgaaaaaaaaaaattcttaagagAACACTTTCATTTTCAAAACAACAACTTAGAATAATTGTAaaagcaaagcaaaaaaaaaagaaaagaatttacCAGTAAGAATAAtgattttttcctaaaatattgTTGGAGTTCCGTCGAAGTGACTCGATTTCTCTCGACCTCCGAAACTCCAAATAATCGAGAAAAATCCAATGAGACGGAGTTCCGAATGGATCCATTAATTGTGGGCCATAAGCTTTACTATTGCGGCTCTTTACGCATTGtcattaattaaagttattttttttttcaactatacTTCCTCACATTTGTCACACGTGTCATGGCAGGTTGCCCAAAACTTAACTTATATGACTGCCTCCTCTCACTGCAAAGTATAGTTACATGGTTTAATTTTCACGTCCAAATTAGCAGGTGAGTATTCTTTATCTCTTCAATATAATGGTGTTGCTATCTAtgtaaaagaaagttttttagtttactCACCCAATGATAATTTcactaaaaacaacaacattgaACATACATGGtgtattttaagtataaaagaTGAACAAATTTTACTTGGTTGTATTTATCGGCCACCTGATGCATCTgaagaaataaataactatatctGTAAAATAATAGAAGcagctaaataaataaaaataaaattgatcatAATAGGTACTCTGGTTTACTTATTTCAGGAGATTTTAATTATCCAAatataatatggaaaaaaaataacgttcaaaacatgaaaaaatatgataaatactCCACCAAATTTGTTGAATATATAAATGACATCTACTTACATCAAGCAGTTATATCACCTACATACGCATAATGCAGATTTAATTAATGGTAATATCTTAGATTTAATTTTAGCAGAAACACCTGAACGTATAAATAAAATCCATCATAACCCAACTTTAGGCAACACTAGAAATGGACATCAAATACTTAGCtggaaatattttgtaaaaaacactACTAAAGTCCTCTTGCTCAACATCGGTTTATCAAAAATGTCTTGTCTTGGATggaattttttctaaaatttaatagCCGGGGGGGTTGGAATAAGAATGTCCTGGGtggaaaatttttgaaaaattacttagcggggggggggggggggggggggtgacgTATATTAGGCACCAAAGAGTAGCTGAGTCATCAAAAGAAAATCCAAAACTATTTTATGCATATATTAAttcaaacagaaaaataaaattaggcatTAGTATAATAACAGATAAAAATGGTTCTTTACAAACAAATCGTGATAATATTGCTAATGTCCTCAATGAAAATATTCATTCAGTATTTGTTATAGAAGATCCAACAAATTTTCCTAACATTACAGTAAAAACAAGCCTGAGTTTAGAATTAGGTATAGACTCAGTAATAACTCAAGACATCGTTAGAATTAAACTAAGTGAACTAAATGTCAATAAAGCATTAGGAGCAGATGGTGTAAGTTcatatgtgttaaaaaaaatgtcaaaatagtttttgcaaACCTCTAGAGTTACTATTCAAAAGATCCTTAAAAGAAGAACATATTCCACTCATAGGGAAAATGGCAAATGTAACACCATTATACAAGAATGGAGATAAAAATGATCTTGCAaactatagaccaatttcaTTAACGTCAATACCATGCAAAATTTTAGAATCAATCTTAAGTGACAAAATAATAGATTACATGTtaacaaacaatttattaaatagtaaccAACATGGTTTTCGAAAGAACAAAAGCTGTGCTACTAATCTACTAGAaacacaagataatttttttgatgctaTTGAGAATAGCTGGTGTGTTGATATGTTGTATACAGATTTctcaaaagtttttgataaagtacCTCATATGCGATTGATGTTAAAGTTGAAATCATATGGTATTTTTAGAGTAATTCTGGATAGAAGCCTATTTACATAATAGAAAGCAACGAGTAATTTTAGGGGATTGTGTATCAAAATGGCTAACAGTTGAgagtggagttccacaaggttctGTCCTTGGGCCTCTTCTGCCAGacccattaaaaaataatattaaattatatgcagatgaaagcaaaattataaatatttttaaatcagatGAAGATATTCGCATAAACAAATTACAACTAGATATTGATAGTATTATGAAATGGTCGTCATTatgttaaatgaaatttaactatgaaaagtgtaaaattatGCACATTGGCTTTAAAAATCCATGTATAACTTATTCAATGTTCGACGCTGAAACTCAACAGAATAATATCTTAGCAACATCAAAAGTAAAACGAGATTTAGGAGTAATGAtgcaatctaatttaaaatggaCCAGTCATATTGATAAAGCTGTCggaaaatcaaatcaaatgctTACTCTTATTAAAcgaacttttaaatattttgactcgaatatggcaaaaaaattatatacgaCTTTTGTAATACCCCATCTTGAGTTTGAAATCCAAGTATGGTGTCCTTATCTGAAGCAAGACATCTTAAAGTTAGAAAAAGTAGAGAAGGGCAACAAAACTCGTaccagcttttaaaaaaatgccataTGAAAAAAGACTACAGTTATTGAAATTAACAACTCTAGAAGAGCGTCGTTTAAGAGGAgatcttatttttcaatttaaaatacagAACGGTTGTGAGGAAATAAATTGGATAAACGACTCAATATCTAAAGTTCAATTAAAACCTTACAATTTTCGTAGTCATAACCAAAAGTTAACAAAGGCATACTGTAAGAGTAATGCTAGATATAATTTCTTTTCGTGTAGAGTCGTAAATGCTTGGAATGGTTTACCACCACAAATTGTCGAATCAATAACAATTGAccaattcaaaaataaacttgataaatcagattattgcaaaaataatttattaaatactaaacaatatttatatacattgaaaagtaaacaatgctatttttaaaacatttatagctgtTATAGCACAACATCTTCTGTTATTGTGCTCCACAATTGATTTCATCAATTGTCACAGtgtacatattatttttatataataatatcagtTTCTGTAGGATTTTGTTAAATATGAGCTCTAAAACGGGTATTACAGTGTCAGAAACGACATTATCAGAAACATTTCTGCCTCTTTTATCTACTGGAGTTTTGTTTAGCTGTAACAGATGTAAGAGACTGTAACACTGTTTAGACGTAAACCCCTCATAGATTCATTTTTACATATCTATGTACACACACCTGTCAATCTTTCATACTGAATTACCATTATGGTAATTTACTatgaaagatttaaactttgttGAAGAAAAACTGTTCTAAACCTTTGACGGTCAACTGGGGAAACCTTTATTAGCAACTGCAAGTAAATGTCTTGctgagtttatatatatatatatatatatatatatatatatatatatatatatatatatatatatatatatatatatatatatatatatatacatatatatacatcagagtcacaaatttaattttttcgagttattgcctttttttattatagcccTGGGTTCATACTTTGTCT
This genomic interval from Hydra vulgaris chromosome 01, alternate assembly HydraT2T_AEP contains the following:
- the LOC100206782 gene encoding succinate-semialdehyde dehydrogenase, mitochondrial isoform X3, which encodes MVDGKPLHEAKGEVKYAASFLEWFSEEAKRINGEVLPNIEPHLRRFVLKQPVGVCGMITPWNFPLAMITRKVAPALAAGCTTVIKPSEETPLSALAFAQLVDEVQVPQGVVNVITCSRNNAELAGLLLCTSPLVRNISFTGSTKVGKWLLEKSASTVKKVSLELGGNAPFIVFDSADVKLAADKAVKSRFRNAGQTCICAERILVQENVYESFIDEFKKITMALRVRDPMSSECDMSSLINEQALAKVEDHVNDALLNGGKIVCGGKKLSSNGSLFYEPTIIRDCTTNMKCIAEETFGPVAPVIKFKTEEEALLLANSRNSGLSGYIFTNNMSQSWRVAERLEVGMVGVNESVITNEMVPFGGIKESGLGREGSSHGIEEYIELKLVCIGALENK
- the LOC100206782 gene encoding succinate-semialdehyde dehydrogenase, mitochondrial isoform X2, which produces MSTNTILLKKLNYLKDLAFINGKWTSGINKATFPVLSPITRQVVANVPDLSEVDIKASISCANEAFHSWQHTSCRYRSDILKKLSSQMLKNEDELATIMTLECGKPLHEAKGEVKYAASFLEWFSEEAKRINGEVLPNIEPHLRRFVLKQPVGVCGMITPWNFPLAMITRKVAPALAAGCTTVIKPSEETPLSALAFAQLVDEVQVPQGVVNVITCSRNNAELAGLLLCTSPLVRNISFTGSTKVGKWLLEKSASTVKKVSLELGGNAPFIVFDSADVKLAADKAVKSRFRNAGQTCICAERILVQENVYESFIDEFKKITMALRVRDPMSSECDMSSLINEQALAKVEDHVNDALLNGGKIVCGGKKLSSNGSLFYEPTIIRDCTTNMKCIAEETFGPVAPVIKFKTEEEALLLANSRNSGLSGYIFTNNMSQSWRVAERLEVGMVGVNESVITNEMVPFGGIKESGLGREGSSHGIEEYIELKLVCIGALENK
- the LOC136074386 gene encoding uncharacterized protein LOC136074386, with amino-acid sequence MPYEKRLQLLKLTTLEERRLRGDLIFQFKIQNGCEEINWINDSISKVQLKPYNFRSHNQKLTKAYCKSNARYNFFSCRVVNAWNGLPPQIVESITIDQFKNKLDKSDYCKNNLLNTKQYLYTLKSKQCYF